In Enterobacter pseudoroggenkampii, the following proteins share a genomic window:
- the feoC gene encoding [Fe-S]-dependent transcriptional repressor FeoC gives MASLIQVRDLLALQGRMEAKQLSLSLHTPQPMIDAMLERLEAMGKAVRIQEDADGCLSGSCKSCPEGKACLREWWALR, from the coding sequence ATGGCATCGTTGATTCAGGTTCGTGACCTGCTGGCGCTACAGGGGCGGATGGAGGCGAAACAGTTGAGCCTCAGCCTGCATACGCCGCAGCCGATGATCGATGCCATGCTGGAAAGACTGGAAGCCATGGGGAAAGCCGTGCGGATTCAGGAAGACGCGGACGGCTGTCTCTCCGGCAGTTGTAAAAGCTGTCCGGAAGGAAAGGCCTGCCTCAGGGAGTGGTGGGCACTGCGCTAG
- the feoA gene encoding ferrous iron transporter A: MQFTPDSAWKITGFTREISPAYRQKLLSLGMLPGSSFQVVRVAPLGDPVHIETRRVNLVLRKKDLALIEVEALSR; the protein is encoded by the coding sequence ATGCAATTCACTCCAGACAGTGCATGGAAGATTACCGGTTTTACCCGCGAAATTAGCCCGGCCTATCGGCAAAAGCTGCTGTCGCTGGGCATGCTGCCCGGCTCGTCCTTTCAGGTCGTACGCGTGGCGCCGCTAGGTGACCCGGTTCATATCGAAACCCGCCGCGTGAATCTGGTGCTGCGTAAGAAAGACCTCGCGTTAATAGAAGTCGAAGCCTTATCCCGATAA
- a CDS encoding YdgH/BhsA/McbA-like domain containing protein, translated as MKLVTGIVTSLVIGSLSFGVFAAKELEKDKVAGMNLTKVGEISTSDTTAPMDARRELSKKADELGGTYYVVTSANKDTKNVRATADVYK; from the coding sequence ATGAAACTTGTTACAGGTATTGTCACTTCTCTGGTTATTGGGTCACTTTCATTTGGCGTCTTTGCGGCAAAAGAGCTGGAAAAAGATAAAGTTGCCGGCATGAATCTGACCAAAGTTGGTGAGATCTCTACGTCTGATACTACCGCGCCGATGGATGCTCGCAGAGAGCTGTCGAAGAAAGCGGATGAACTGGGTGGGACGTACTACGTGGTAACCAGTGCAAACAAAGACACGAAGAACGTACGCGCAACGGCGGACGTCTACAAGTAA
- the greB gene encoding transcription elongation factor GreB: MKTPLITREGYEKLKKEMDYLWREERPEVTKKVTWAASLGDRSENADYQYNKKRLREIDRRVRYLTKCLENLKIVDYSPQQEGKVFFGAWVEIENDDGDTLRFRIVGYDEIFGRKDYISIDSPMARALLKKEVGDLAVVQTPAGEASWYVNEIVYVK; this comes from the coding sequence ATGAAAACGCCCCTGATCACCCGCGAAGGGTATGAGAAGCTCAAAAAAGAGATGGATTACCTCTGGCGCGAAGAGCGTCCTGAGGTGACCAAAAAAGTGACCTGGGCCGCGAGCCTGGGCGATCGCAGCGAAAACGCTGACTACCAGTACAACAAAAAGCGGCTGCGCGAAATTGACCGCCGGGTTCGCTATCTGACGAAGTGCCTCGAGAATCTCAAAATTGTCGATTACTCCCCGCAGCAGGAGGGCAAAGTGTTCTTCGGCGCGTGGGTGGAGATTGAAAACGACGACGGTGACACCCTGCGCTTTCGCATTGTCGGCTACGATGAAATTTTTGGTCGTAAGGATTACATCTCCATCGACTCGCCGATGGCTCGCGCGCTGTTGAAAAAGGAAGTGGGCGATCTGGCCGTCGTGCAGACCCCAGCCGGCGAAGCCAGCTGGTACGTCAATGAGATCGTCTACGTAAAATAG
- a CDS encoding Tex family protein produces the protein MMKDSLCRIIAGDIQARAEQVEAAVRLLDEGNTVPFIARYRKEVTGGLDDTQLRNLETRLGYLRELEERRQAILKSIGEQGKLTSELESAINGTLSKTELEDLYLPYKPKRRTRGQIAIEAGLEPLADLLWNEPSHDPDTEAAKFIDADKGVADTKAALDGARYILMERFAEDAALLAKVRDYLWKNAHIVSTVVAGKEEEGAKFRDYFDHHEPISTAPSHRALAMFRGRNEGVLQLSLNADPQFDEPPKESHCEQIIIDHLGLRLNNAPADSWRKGVVSWTWRIKVLMHLETELMGTVRERAEDEAINVFARNLHDLLMAAPAGLRATMGLDPGLRTGVKVAVVDGTGKLVATDTIYPHTGQAAKAAVVVAALCEKYNVELVAIGNGTASRETERFYLDVQKQFPKVTAQKVIVSEAGASVYSASELAAQEFPDLDVSLRGAVSIARRLQDPLAELVKIDPKSIGVGQYQHDVSQTQLARKLDAVVEDCVNAVGVDLNTASVPLLTRVAGLTRMMAQNIVAWRDENGQFQNRQQLLKVSRLGPKAFEQCAGFLRINHGDNPLDASTVHPEAYPVVERILAATQQALKDLMGDSSALRNLKAVDFTDDKFGVPTVTDIIKELEKPGRDPRPEFKTATFADGVETMNDLLPGMVLEGAVTNVTNFGAFVDIGVHQDGLVHISSLADKFVEDPHTVVKAGDIVKVKVLEVDLQRKRIALTMRLDEQPGDTNARRGGNGGGREQQRPAAKAAKPRGRDAQPAGNSAMMDALAAAMGKKR, from the coding sequence ATGATGAAAGATTCGCTCTGCCGCATTATTGCGGGTGATATTCAGGCCAGAGCCGAACAGGTAGAAGCTGCCGTTCGCCTGCTTGATGAAGGGAACACCGTGCCATTTATTGCGCGCTATCGTAAGGAAGTCACCGGCGGTCTGGATGACACGCAGCTGCGTAACCTGGAAACCCGTCTCGGTTATCTGCGCGAACTGGAAGAACGTCGTCAGGCGATCCTCAAGTCCATCGGCGAACAGGGCAAGCTGACCAGCGAACTGGAAAGCGCCATCAATGGCACCCTGAGCAAAACCGAACTCGAAGACCTCTATCTGCCGTACAAGCCGAAGCGCCGCACGCGCGGACAGATTGCGATTGAAGCGGGTCTTGAGCCGCTGGCCGACCTGCTGTGGAACGAACCGTCCCACGATCCGGATACCGAAGCGGCGAAATTCATCGACGCCGACAAAGGCGTAGCGGATACCAAGGCCGCCCTCGACGGCGCGCGCTATATTCTGATGGAGCGCTTCGCCGAAGACGCCGCCCTGCTCGCCAAAGTGCGTGATTACCTGTGGAAGAATGCCCACATCGTCTCTACCGTCGTCGCGGGTAAAGAGGAAGAAGGCGCGAAATTCCGCGACTACTTCGATCACCACGAACCGATCTCTACCGCCCCTTCCCACCGCGCGCTGGCGATGTTCCGCGGCCGCAACGAAGGCGTGCTGCAGCTCTCCCTGAACGCCGACCCGCAGTTTGACGAGCCGCCGAAAGAGAGCCACTGCGAGCAGATTATCATCGACCATCTTGGCCTGCGCCTGAACAACGCCCCGGCGGACAGTTGGCGCAAAGGCGTGGTGAGCTGGACCTGGCGCATCAAGGTGCTGATGCACCTCGAAACCGAGCTGATGGGCACCGTGCGCGAGCGTGCCGAAGATGAAGCGATTAACGTCTTCGCCCGTAACCTGCACGACCTGCTGATGGCCGCCCCTGCTGGCCTGCGCGCCACCATGGGTCTCGATCCGGGTCTGCGCACCGGTGTAAAAGTCGCTGTGGTTGACGGCACCGGCAAGCTGGTGGCTACCGATACCATTTATCCGCACACTGGCCAGGCAGCGAAAGCGGCCGTGGTAGTGGCGGCGCTGTGCGAAAAATACAACGTAGAGCTGGTTGCCATCGGCAACGGTACGGCCTCACGTGAGACCGAGCGTTTCTACCTCGACGTGCAGAAGCAGTTCCCGAAAGTGACGGCGCAGAAAGTGATCGTCAGCGAAGCGGGGGCATCCGTCTATTCCGCATCCGAGCTGGCGGCACAGGAGTTCCCGGACCTGGACGTTTCCCTGCGCGGTGCGGTCTCTATCGCTCGCCGCCTGCAGGATCCGCTGGCGGAGCTGGTGAAGATCGACCCGAAATCCATCGGCGTGGGCCAGTATCAGCACGACGTGAGCCAGACGCAGCTGGCGCGCAAGCTGGATGCTGTCGTGGAAGACTGCGTTAACGCCGTCGGCGTTGACCTGAACACCGCCTCCGTTCCGCTGCTGACCCGCGTGGCGGGCTTAACCCGCATGATGGCGCAGAACATCGTCGCCTGGCGTGACGAGAACGGCCAGTTCCAGAACCGTCAGCAGCTGCTGAAGGTGAGCCGTCTGGGGCCAAAAGCCTTTGAGCAGTGCGCGGGCTTCCTCCGCATCAACCACGGCGATAACCCGCTCGATGCCTCCACCGTTCACCCGGAAGCGTACCCTGTGGTGGAGCGTATTCTGGCCGCCACCCAGCAGGCGCTGAAAGATCTCATGGGCGACAGCAGCGCTCTGCGCAATCTGAAAGCCGTTGATTTCACCGATGACAAATTTGGTGTCCCAACCGTTACCGACATTATCAAAGAGCTGGAAAAGCCGGGCCGCGATCCGCGTCCTGAGTTCAAAACGGCGACCTTTGCTGACGGCGTGGAAACCATGAACGACCTGCTGCCCGGCATGGTGCTGGAAGGCGCAGTGACCAACGTCACCAACTTTGGCGCGTTTGTGGATATCGGCGTGCATCAGGACGGTCTGGTCCATATCTCCTCCCTTGCCGACAAGTTCGTTGAAGACCCGCACACCGTGGTCAAAGCGGGCGACATCGTGAAGGTCAAAGTGCTGGAAGTGGACCTGCAGCGCAAGCGTATCGCCCTGACCATGCGTCTGGACGAGCAGCCGGGTGACACCAACGCGCGCCGTGGCGGAAACGGCGGTGGCCGCGAGCAGCAGCGTCCGGCCGCGAAAGCGGCAAAACCGCGCGGACGTGATGCCCAGCCTGCAGGCAACAGCGCGATGATGGATGCGCTGGCGGCAGCGATGGGTAAGAAACGCTAA
- the feoB gene encoding Fe(2+) transporter permease subunit FeoB, translating to MKKLTIGLIGNPNSGKTTLFNQLTGARQRVGNWAGVTVERKEGQFTTTDNQVTLVDLPGTYSLTTISSQTSLDEQIACHYILGGDADLLINVVDASNLERNLYLTLQLLELGIPCIVALNMLDIAEKQKLRIDVDALSARLGCPVVPLVSTRARGIDALKLAIDRHAGNRDIELVHYAQPLLREANLLAQKMDNSMPAKQRLWLGLQMLEGDIYSRAYAGHAADKLDVTVARLSDELDDPALHIADARYQAIASICDVVSNALTAEPSRFTAAVDKVVLNRFLGLPIFLLVMYVMFLLAINIGGALQPIFDAGSVAVFVHGIQWVGYTLHFPEWLTIFLAQGIGGGINTVLPLVPQIGMMYLFLSFLEDSGYMARAAFVMDRLMQALGLPGKSFVPLIVGFGCNVPSVMGARTLDAPRERLMTIMMAPFMSCGARLAIFAVFAAAFFGQQGALAVFSLYVLGIVMAILTGLMLKHTIMRGEASPFVMELPVYHVPHLKSLAIQTWQRLKGFVLRAGKVIVIVSIFLSALNSFTLSGQAADNINDSALASVSRVITPVFKPIGVHEDNWQATVGLFTGAMAKEVVVGTLNTLYTAENIQEQEFNPAEFHLGHELLGAVEETWQSLKDTFSLSVLANPIEASKGDGEMATGAMGVMGEKFGSASAAYSYLIFVLLYIPCISVMGAIARESSRGWMGFSILWGLNIAYSLSTLFYQTVNFSQHPRYSLVCILAVVLFNVVVLGLLRRARSRVDIDLLANRKTAATCCSSPAGDCH from the coding sequence ATGAAAAAGTTAACTATTGGCTTAATTGGCAATCCTAATTCCGGCAAGACTACGCTTTTTAACCAGCTGACTGGAGCCCGCCAGCGCGTGGGCAACTGGGCGGGCGTGACGGTTGAGCGTAAAGAGGGCCAGTTCACGACAACGGACAACCAGGTAACGCTGGTCGACCTTCCCGGCACCTACTCCTTAACCACCATTTCGTCGCAAACCTCGCTCGATGAGCAGATTGCCTGCCACTATATTCTTGGCGGTGACGCGGACCTGCTGATCAACGTGGTCGACGCCTCCAATCTCGAGCGTAACCTTTATCTGACGCTGCAGCTGCTGGAGCTGGGGATCCCCTGCATCGTGGCGCTCAACATGCTCGACATTGCGGAGAAACAAAAGCTGCGCATCGACGTCGATGCCCTCTCCGCGCGCCTGGGTTGCCCGGTGGTTCCGCTGGTCTCGACGCGCGCGCGCGGTATTGACGCGCTGAAGCTGGCCATCGACCGTCACGCGGGTAATCGCGACATTGAGCTGGTGCATTACGCGCAGCCTCTCCTGCGCGAAGCCAATTTGCTGGCGCAGAAGATGGACAACAGCATGCCTGCGAAACAGCGCCTGTGGCTTGGACTGCAGATGCTGGAAGGGGATATCTACAGCCGCGCTTACGCCGGGCATGCGGCCGATAAGCTGGACGTGACGGTGGCCCGGCTTAGCGACGAGCTGGACGACCCGGCGCTGCACATTGCCGACGCCCGTTACCAGGCCATCGCCTCGATTTGCGACGTTGTCAGTAACGCGCTGACGGCGGAACCTAGCCGCTTTACGGCGGCGGTGGATAAGGTTGTGCTTAACCGCTTCCTAGGTTTGCCGATCTTCCTGCTGGTGATGTACGTGATGTTCCTGCTTGCCATTAACATCGGTGGCGCACTGCAGCCGATTTTTGACGCCGGTTCCGTCGCGGTCTTCGTCCACGGGATCCAGTGGGTGGGTTACACCCTGCACTTCCCGGAATGGCTCACCATCTTCCTCGCGCAGGGGATCGGCGGCGGTATCAACACCGTTCTGCCGCTGGTGCCGCAGATCGGCATGATGTATCTGTTCCTCTCGTTCCTGGAAGATTCCGGCTACATGGCGCGCGCCGCGTTCGTGATGGATCGTCTGATGCAGGCGCTGGGCCTGCCGGGTAAATCCTTCGTCCCGCTGATTGTCGGCTTCGGCTGTAACGTGCCGTCGGTGATGGGCGCACGCACCCTGGATGCGCCGCGTGAACGTCTGATGACCATCATGATGGCGCCGTTTATGTCCTGCGGTGCCCGGCTGGCGATCTTTGCGGTCTTTGCGGCAGCCTTCTTTGGCCAGCAGGGCGCGCTGGCGGTCTTCTCGCTGTATGTGCTGGGCATCGTGATGGCGATCCTCACCGGTCTGATGCTGAAGCACACCATCATGCGCGGTGAAGCGTCACCGTTTGTGATGGAGCTGCCGGTGTACCACGTGCCGCATCTGAAAAGCCTGGCGATCCAGACCTGGCAGCGCCTGAAAGGCTTTGTGCTGCGCGCCGGTAAGGTAATTGTCATTGTCAGCATTTTCCTGAGCGCGCTGAACAGCTTCACCCTCAGCGGGCAGGCGGCAGATAACATCAACGACTCTGCCCTCGCTTCCGTCAGCCGCGTCATCACGCCGGTCTTCAAACCGATTGGCGTGCATGAGGATAACTGGCAGGCAACCGTCGGGCTGTTCACCGGTGCGATGGCGAAAGAGGTGGTTGTCGGCACCCTGAACACGCTTTACACCGCTGAGAACATTCAGGAACAGGAATTTAATCCAGCAGAGTTTCATCTCGGTCATGAGCTGCTGGGTGCCGTAGAGGAAACCTGGCAGAGCCTGAAGGACACCTTCAGCCTGAGCGTGCTGGCGAACCCGATTGAGGCCAGCAAAGGCGACGGCGAAATGGCGACGGGTGCCATGGGCGTGATGGGCGAGAAATTTGGCAGCGCGTCCGCGGCCTACAGCTACCTTATCTTCGTTCTGCTCTACATTCCGTGCATCTCGGTGATGGGGGCGATTGCCCGCGAGTCCAGCCGCGGCTGGATGGGCTTCTCCATCCTGTGGGGGTTAAATATTGCGTACTCGCTGTCGACGCTCTTTTATCAAACCGTTAACTTCAGTCAGCATCCGCGCTACAGCCTGGTCTGCATTCTCGCGGTTGTGCTGTTTAACGTGGTAGTGCTCGGTCTGCTGCGGCGGGCACGCAGCCGCGTCGATATCGACCTGCTGGCAAACCGTAAAACCGCCGCGACCTGCTGCAGCAGCCCGGCGGGCGACTGCCACTAA
- the ompR gene encoding two-component system response regulator OmpR, which translates to MQENYKILVVDDDMRLRALLERYLTEQGFQVRSVANAEQMDRLLTRESFHLMVLDLMLPGEDGLSICRRLRSQSNPMPIIMVTAKGEEVDRIVGLEIGADDYIPKPFNPRELLARIRAVLRRQANELPGAPSQEEAVIAFGKFKLNLGTREMFREDEPMPLTSGEFAVLKALVSHPREPLSRDKLMNLARGREYSAMERSIDVQISRLRRMVEEDPAHPRYIQTVWGLGYVFVPDGSKA; encoded by the coding sequence ATGCAAGAGAACTACAAAATTCTGGTCGTGGATGACGACATGCGCCTGCGTGCGCTGCTGGAACGTTATCTGACCGAGCAGGGCTTCCAGGTTCGTAGCGTCGCGAACGCTGAGCAGATGGACCGTCTGCTGACCCGTGAATCTTTCCATCTGATGGTTCTCGACCTGATGCTGCCTGGCGAAGACGGGCTTTCTATCTGCCGCCGTCTGCGCAGCCAGAGCAACCCGATGCCGATCATCATGGTGACGGCGAAGGGAGAAGAAGTTGACCGTATCGTGGGCCTCGAAATCGGCGCCGACGACTATATTCCAAAACCGTTTAACCCGCGTGAACTGCTGGCGCGTATTCGCGCCGTGCTGCGTCGTCAGGCGAACGAACTGCCTGGCGCGCCGTCGCAGGAAGAAGCCGTCATCGCCTTCGGCAAGTTCAAGCTGAACCTCGGTACGCGCGAGATGTTCCGTGAAGACGAGCCAATGCCGCTCACCAGCGGCGAGTTTGCGGTCCTGAAAGCGCTGGTCAGCCACCCGCGTGAACCGCTTTCCCGTGACAAGCTGATGAACCTGGCGCGCGGTCGCGAATACTCCGCAATGGAACGCTCTATTGACGTGCAGATCTCCCGCCTGCGCCGCATGGTGGAAGAAGATCCGGCGCATCCTCGTTATATTCAGACCGTATGGGGTCTGGGCTACGTGTTCGTCCCGGACGGCTCTAAAGCATGA
- the nfuA gene encoding Fe-S biogenesis protein NfuA, translated as MIRISDSAQAHFAKLLANQEEGTQIRVFVINPGTPNAECGVSYCPPDAVEATDTALKFEQLTAYVDELSAPYLEDAEIDFVTDQLGSQLTLKAPNAKMRKVSDDAPLMERVEYLLQSQINPQLAGHGGRVSLMEITDEGFAILQFGGGCNGCSMVDVTLKEGIEKQLLNEFPELKGVRDLTEHQRGEHSYY; from the coding sequence ATGATCCGTATTTCCGATTCTGCACAAGCGCACTTTGCCAAACTGCTGGCAAATCAGGAAGAAGGGACGCAGATCCGCGTGTTTGTGATTAATCCAGGCACTCCGAATGCAGAATGTGGTGTTTCTTATTGTCCTCCGGACGCTGTGGAAGCCACCGACACTGCCCTTAAATTTGAACAGCTCACCGCCTATGTTGATGAGCTGAGCGCACCGTATCTTGAAGATGCGGAGATCGACTTCGTCACCGATCAGCTGGGTTCTCAGCTGACCCTGAAAGCGCCGAACGCGAAAATGCGTAAAGTGTCTGACGATGCCCCGCTGATGGAGCGCGTCGAGTATCTGCTGCAATCCCAGATTAACCCGCAGCTGGCAGGCCACGGCGGCCGTGTTTCCCTGATGGAAATCACCGACGAAGGTTTTGCCATTCTGCAGTTTGGCGGCGGTTGTAACGGTTGTTCAATGGTCGATGTCACCCTGAAAGAAGGGATCGAGAAGCAGCTGCTGAACGAGTTCCCGGAACTGAAAGGCGTGCGTGACCTGACCGAACACCAGCGCGGCGAGCACTCCTACTACTGA
- the gntX gene encoding DNA utilization protein GntX: protein MLTVPGLCWLCRMPLALSGWGVCSVCTRSLEWRIGICPQCGLPATNSSLPCGRCLKKSPPWSALVAVDDYVPPLSRLIHALKFSGQSSLAPPLARLLLLAVLQARRHRALPKIDRVVNVPLYRHRHWRRGYNQSDLICRPLARWLGCRYDASALTRVHATAIQHQLSARLRKRNLKNAFRLELPVDGLHIAIVDDVVTTGSTVAELSRLLLRSGAASVQVWCLCRTL, encoded by the coding sequence ATGCTAACAGTACCTGGGTTGTGCTGGCTATGCCGAATGCCGCTGGCGCTCAGCGGGTGGGGCGTCTGCTCCGTCTGTACGCGTTCGCTGGAATGGCGTATCGGGATCTGTCCACAATGTGGTTTACCGGCCACAAATTCCTCTTTGCCCTGCGGCCGCTGCCTGAAGAAATCCCCGCCGTGGAGCGCGCTGGTGGCCGTGGATGATTATGTTCCACCGCTGAGCAGGCTGATTCACGCGCTGAAGTTTTCCGGGCAGAGCTCGCTTGCACCGCCCCTTGCCCGCCTGCTATTGCTGGCGGTTTTGCAGGCACGGCGTCATCGCGCACTGCCGAAAATTGACAGGGTGGTGAATGTCCCCTTATACCGACATCGGCACTGGCGGCGCGGCTATAACCAGAGTGACCTGATCTGCCGTCCCCTCGCACGGTGGCTCGGCTGTCGGTATGATGCCAGCGCGCTGACGCGTGTTCATGCCACCGCCATCCAGCATCAGCTCAGCGCGCGGCTTCGCAAAAGAAATCTCAAAAATGCCTTTCGCCTTGAATTACCGGTCGACGGTCTCCATATCGCGATTGTGGATGATGTCGTCACCACGGGCAGTACCGTTGCTGAACTTTCCCGACTGCTTTTGCGAAGCGGCGCCGCGTCGGTTCAGGTATGGTGTCTGTGCCGTACCTTGTAG
- the envZ gene encoding two-component system sensor histidine kinase EnvZ: protein MRRMRFSPRSSFARTLLLIVTLLFVSLVTTYLVVLNFAILPSLQQFNKVLAYEVRMLMTDKLQLEDGTQLVVPPAFRREIYRELGISLYSNEAAEDAGLRWAQHYEFLSQQMAQQLGGPTEVRVEVNKSSPVVWLKTWLSPNIWVRVPLTEIHQGDFSPLFRYTLAIMLLAIGGAWLFIRIQNRPLVDLEHAALQVGKGIIPPPLREYGASEVRSVTRAFNHMAAGVKQLADDRTLLMAGVSHDLRTPLTRIRLATEMMGEEDGYLAESINKDIEECNAIIEQFIDYLRTGQEMPMEMADLNAVLGEVVAAESGYEREIDTDLQAGEIQVRMHPLSIKRAVANMVVNAARYGNGWIKVSSGSELNRAWFQVEDDGPGIKPEQRKHLFQPFVRGDSARSTSGTGLGLAIVQRIVDNHNGLLEIGTSERGGLSIRAWLPVPVTRGQVKES from the coding sequence ATGAGGCGAATGCGCTTCTCGCCGCGTAGCTCGTTTGCCCGCACCCTGTTACTGATCGTCACCCTGCTGTTCGTCAGCCTGGTGACGACCTATCTGGTGGTGCTGAACTTTGCGATCCTGCCGAGCCTCCAGCAGTTTAATAAGGTCCTGGCCTACGAAGTCCGTATGCTGATGACCGATAAACTGCAGCTGGAGGACGGCACGCAGCTCGTCGTTCCCCCGGCGTTTCGCCGTGAAATCTACCGTGAACTGGGTATTTCGCTCTACTCGAATGAAGCGGCGGAAGATGCGGGCCTGCGCTGGGCGCAGCACTATGAATTCCTCAGCCAGCAGATGGCGCAGCAGCTGGGCGGCCCGACGGAAGTGCGCGTTGAGGTCAACAAGAGCTCGCCCGTCGTCTGGCTGAAAACCTGGCTGTCACCCAATATCTGGGTGCGCGTCCCGCTGACCGAAATCCATCAGGGCGACTTCTCGCCGCTGTTCCGCTACACCCTGGCGATTATGCTGCTGGCGATAGGCGGCGCGTGGCTATTTATCCGTATACAGAACCGACCGCTGGTCGACCTGGAGCACGCTGCGCTGCAGGTCGGTAAAGGGATTATTCCTCCTCCGCTACGCGAGTATGGAGCCTCGGAAGTCCGCTCGGTGACGCGCGCGTTTAACCATATGGCGGCAGGCGTGAAGCAGCTGGCGGATGACCGTACGCTGCTGATGGCGGGCGTCAGCCATGATCTGCGCACCCCCCTGACGCGTATCCGTCTGGCGACGGAAATGATGGGAGAAGAGGACGGTTATCTTGCCGAGTCCATCAACAAGGATATCGAAGAGTGCAACGCCATCATCGAGCAGTTCATCGACTACCTGCGCACCGGTCAGGAGATGCCGATGGAGATGGCGGATCTGAACGCGGTGCTGGGTGAAGTGGTGGCGGCGGAAAGCGGCTACGAGCGCGAGATCGATACCGACCTCCAGGCGGGCGAGATCCAGGTGCGCATGCACCCGCTCTCCATTAAGCGCGCGGTGGCCAACATGGTGGTTAACGCGGCGCGCTACGGCAACGGCTGGATTAAGGTCAGCAGCGGCTCTGAGCTCAACCGCGCCTGGTTCCAGGTGGAAGACGACGGTCCGGGCATCAAGCCCGAGCAGCGTAAGCATCTGTTCCAGCCGTTTGTGCGCGGTGACAGCGCGCGCAGCACCAGCGGTACGGGCTTAGGCCTGGCGATTGTGCAACGTATTGTGGATAACCATAACGGGTTGCTGGAGATTGGCACCAGCGAGCGGGGTGGGTTGAGCATTCGCGCCTGGTTGCCGGTACCGGTCACGCGGGGGCAGGTGAAAGAGAGTTAA
- the bioH gene encoding pimeloyl-ACP methyl ester esterase BioH: MKTLWWQTVGTGNCHLVLLHGWGLNAEIWHCIREELASHFTLHLVDLPGFGRSRGYGALSLDEMAQQVLDAAPQNAVWLGWSLGGLVASQVALSRPDRVQALVTVASSPCFSAQDAWPGIKPEVLAGFQQQLSEDFQRTVERFLALQTMGTETARKDARTLKQTVLSLPMPEVEVLNGGLELLKTVDLRAPLAALTLPHLRIYGYLDGIVPRKVAPLLDELWPNSESQIVAKAAHAPFISHPAEFCSALIALSQRFD; encoded by the coding sequence ATGAAGACGCTGTGGTGGCAGACTGTAGGGACAGGAAATTGCCATCTTGTGCTGCTGCACGGATGGGGCCTGAATGCGGAGATATGGCATTGCATACGTGAGGAACTCGCCTCGCATTTCACACTGCATCTGGTGGATTTACCCGGCTTTGGCCGCAGCCGCGGATATGGCGCGTTGTCGCTTGATGAGATGGCGCAGCAGGTTCTGGACGCCGCGCCGCAAAACGCTGTCTGGCTGGGCTGGAGCCTGGGCGGGCTGGTGGCGAGCCAGGTTGCGCTGTCGCGACCAGACCGCGTACAAGCGCTGGTGACGGTGGCGTCGTCGCCCTGTTTTAGCGCGCAGGACGCGTGGCCGGGGATAAAACCCGAGGTACTGGCGGGATTCCAGCAGCAGCTGAGCGAAGATTTCCAGCGGACCGTAGAGCGCTTCCTCGCCCTGCAGACGATGGGAACTGAAACCGCCCGTAAGGATGCCCGCACGCTGAAGCAAACCGTGCTGTCGCTGCCGATGCCGGAGGTTGAGGTGCTAAACGGCGGTCTTGAGCTCCTGAAAACCGTTGATCTGCGCGCGCCGCTGGCCGCCCTGACGCTGCCGCACCTGCGTATTTATGGTTACCTTGACGGAATTGTGCCGCGCAAAGTGGCTCCGCTGCTGGATGAACTGTGGCCAAACAGCGAATCGCAGATCGTTGCCAAAGCTGCACATGCCCCGTTCATCTCTCATCCGGCGGAGTTTTGTTCAGCGCTCATTGCGTTAAGTCAACGTTTCGACTGA